In Centroberyx gerrardi isolate f3 chromosome 14, fCenGer3.hap1.cur.20231027, whole genome shotgun sequence, the genomic stretch TCAATCAATCTTGTCCTTCTgttttcaattacatttttccttttttccctcacTTGCATTAGTCTGTCTTTCAACCTTCTCCCTCGCTGTCTCTTTCCCCgttccctctttgtctctcactttcacacCGGCTGTGTTTGCGTCTCTCTAGAGGAAGTCGCTCTGCACCTCATTGGAGAGCTGACTGACAGCCACTTCGCTATGTGTTGATCCTGCAAGTATTCTGGCAGTCTGCTGGGGGGTGTGGTCTGGGCAGTTTGATCCAGTACCAGAGCCTGTCTCGGGGCAGGGACAGTGCCTGCAGGTCCCGTGGTTGTCCGGCAGCCCGTTCGACAGCCTTGTCGAGTTGCACTCCTCTTTGCGCTGAGACTGCGCACAGCTTCCCTTCTGGGTGGAGCcgtgctgacacagacaggcacagagtGTCCTTCTGCACTGGGCCATGTCCCGACACAGGGACTTGCGGAAGTTGGGCTTGAAGACCAGATAGATGATGGGGTTGTAAAGGGTGGAGGACTTGGCAAAGATGGCCGCCAGGGCAAATGCCATGGGCGGCACATCCTTTGGGTTACCAAACGCTGCCCACATGGACACAATAGCGTATGGACTCCATGCTGTGAGGAAACCGATGCACACTGCTAcggagagctgaggagagaaacAGGTGCACAACACACATAAACTCAGCATGTAAACATATATTTACTTAGGCATACACTACCAGTCTTGATTGAAtgtactactgtactactgtatattttccattatcttaaagccattttgatctaacgcttatgcttaaatgcttgaaatgtgtttcttagacaaatagttttgatttgacagttttgatttgtttaacactgttttggtcactgcataattccatttgtgtgcattattctaaaatgtggacaatagtaaaaataaagaaaaatgttgtgTCGAAAAGGGTTGAAAAGTGAGTATAGGTGCATTTACCTTAATGATaagtgcatgtgcatttgtgatCTTGTTCTGTGGGGACATGTGCTGCTGCACGgcctggcgggagccccggacCGTCAGCAGGATGAAGGTGTAGGACAGGAAGATGACGGTGCAGGGCACAAtgtagcagaagaagaagaggcagacGATGTAGCTCAAAGCTGCGGTGCTGTGGCTGGGTGCGTGCCAGTTGATACAGCACGCTGTGCCGTAGGGCTCCGAGCCGTACTCGCCCCAGCCCAACAGCGGACCCACAGCGAACACCGCGGCATAGCACCAGACCCCTGCAACCAGCAGGCAGGCATGGCAGTACGAGAACTTGTTACCTGAGGAACAGGgcgacagggagacagaggccCGGGAAGGAGAGTTGGGGGAGAGATTACTGACAGATGAGGACATAGAGGAAGGATACAGAAACAACAGAATAGCAACAATATGCCGCTGAAGCATATTGAGTCTGGTTACCTGATGCTGATAATGgggaatgagggaggaggaagaagaggaggaggagaggaggaagaagtggagAGATATAGTCCAATATAAGAGTGAATGGCATAATTGGTTAGGCGACTGCGAAAGGAAGATTAAATTGCAATCTACAGGTAATCATCCTCACTGTGAGTGTGGTTGGCTACACTGAACCATGCATCACCGCGCCTCCTAGCATGAGCCTATAGCAGGAATGCAACAAGCCAAGGATGGAAATAGTGATAAATTCACATGATCCTCCATTCCTGCCCATGTAAATTTAGATGTAACCTCAGGCATGTTCAGACAGAGGT encodes the following:
- the opn7b gene encoding opsin 7, group member b; its protein translation is MGNASETFLLLSRISKENDFLMGTVYTIFGVLSVLGNGILLFVAYRKKSSLKPAEFFVVNLAISDLSMTITLFPLAIPSAFTHRWLFNQTTCTVYAFCGVLFGLCSLTNLTVLSSVCWLKVCCPNYGNKFSYCHACLLVAGVWCYAAVFAVGPLLGWGEYGSEPYGTACCINWHAPSHSTAALSYIVCLFFFCYIVPCTVIFLSYTFILLTVRGSRQAVQQHMSPQNKITNAHALIIKLSVAVCIGFLTAWSPYAIVSMWAAFGNPKDVPPMAFALAAIFAKSSTLYNPIIYLVFKPNFRKSLCRDMAQCRRTLCACLCQHGSTQKGSCAQSQRKEECNSTRLSNGLPDNHGTCRHCPCPETGSGTGSNCPDHTPQQTARILAGSTHSEVAVSQLSNEVQSDFL